A single Pseudomonadota bacterium DNA region contains:
- a CDS encoding DMT family transporter: MPSSGPTHTPQHTVEGILLMLGALVLLPTMDAVIKHLSQRLPVGEIIWARYFFHLAVLLPVVLWRHRAAALIAAPILPQLCRGILLLGSTTLFVTSLSMLPMADAASLFFMAPLIIAAAAPRLLRERVGLVRWLAVLLGFVGALIIVRPGFASFQWGSLFALGSAVVNASYLMLTRRLAGSVPPLVALTYVAATGAVLMSLIVPVLWVTPSPRDAALLLAVGLLAALGHFLVIKGLERAPASVLAPCTYFGLVTATILGYLVFGQLPDLWTWIGAALVVTTGLAVTLGEHWQAQHSLQRQAGAA, translated from the coding sequence ATGCCGTCTTCGGGCCCGACCCACACGCCTCAGCACACCGTCGAGGGCATTCTCTTGATGCTGGGGGCGCTGGTGCTGCTGCCGACGATGGACGCGGTGATCAAGCATCTGAGCCAGCGCCTGCCGGTGGGCGAGATCATCTGGGCGCGCTACTTCTTCCATCTGGCCGTGCTGCTGCCGGTAGTGCTGTGGCGCCATCGGGCCGCGGCCCTGATCGCGGCTCCGATCCTGCCGCAGCTTTGCCGCGGCATCTTGCTCCTGGGCTCGACCACGCTCTTCGTCACCAGCCTGTCGATGCTGCCGATGGCAGACGCGGCCTCGCTGTTCTTCATGGCGCCGCTCATCATCGCCGCGGCCGCACCAAGGCTCTTGCGCGAGCGGGTCGGCCTCGTGCGCTGGCTGGCGGTGCTGCTCGGCTTCGTCGGCGCCCTCATCATCGTCCGCCCGGGCTTTGCCAGCTTTCAATGGGGCAGCTTGTTCGCGCTCGGCTCGGCCGTGGTCAACGCCTCCTATCTCATGCTGACCCGCCGGCTCGCCGGCAGCGTGCCGCCGCTGGTGGCGCTCACTTATGTGGCGGCGACCGGCGCCGTGCTCATGTCGCTGATCGTGCCCGTATTGTGGGTGACGCCCTCGCCCCGCGACGCGGCCTTGTTGCTGGCGGTCGGGCTGCTGGCAGCCCTCGGGCATTTCCTGGTGATCAAGGGACTCGAGCGGGCGCCGGCCTCGGTCCTGGCGCCTTGCACCTATTTCGGCTTGGTCACCGCGACGATTCTCGGCTACCTCGTCTTCGGGCAACTGCCCGATCTCTGGACCTGGATCGGCGCCGCGCTGGTGGTGACGACCGGGCTTGCCGTCACCCTGGGCGAGCATTGGCAGGCCCAGCACAGCCTGCAGCGTCAGGCCGGCGCGGCATGA
- a CDS encoding cobalamin-binding protein — protein sequence MSPRTSRPRVVSLIASATEIVAALGHLDNLVGRSHECDFPPEVARAPVLTEPRFSTEGSSAEIDRRVRASLADALSVYRVDRARLEALAPDVIVTQDQCEVCAVSLADVEAALADWLESRPLLVSLKPNALGDVWSDIARLAKALGSAEAGSALIRRLKQRMDAIARRARQARRRPSLACIEWIDPLMAAGNWMPELVAMAGGIAPFGEAGRHSPTLLWEDLVSADPDAILIMPCGFGIERSSRELACLVRRPEWSALAAVRNRRLAVADGNAFFNRPGPRLAESLEILAEILHPELFDFGHRGTGWIGWDSCGR from the coding sequence ATGAGCCCCCGTACCTCCCGGCCGCGCGTGGTCTCGCTCATTGCGAGCGCGACCGAGATCGTGGCCGCCCTCGGCCATCTCGATAATCTCGTCGGCCGCAGCCATGAATGCGACTTTCCCCCGGAGGTGGCCCGCGCGCCGGTCTTGACCGAGCCCCGCTTCTCGACCGAAGGCAGCAGCGCCGAGATCGACAGGCGGGTCAGGGCCAGCCTCGCCGATGCGCTCTCGGTCTATCGCGTCGATCGGGCGCGGCTCGAGGCGCTGGCGCCCGACGTGATCGTGACCCAGGACCAATGCGAGGTCTGCGCGGTCAGCCTCGCCGACGTGGAAGCGGCGCTCGCCGACTGGCTGGAGAGCCGCCCGCTTCTGGTCTCCCTCAAGCCCAACGCTCTCGGCGATGTTTGGAGCGACATCGCCCGCCTCGCCAAGGCGCTCGGCTCGGCCGAGGCCGGCAGCGCTCTCATCCGCCGGCTGAAGCAACGGATGGATGCCATCGCCCGGCGCGCACGCCAAGCCCGGCGACGGCCGAGTCTCGCCTGCATCGAATGGATCGATCCGTTGATGGCGGCCGGCAATTGGATGCCCGAGCTGGTGGCGATGGCCGGCGGCATCGCACCCTTCGGCGAAGCCGGGCGCCATTCGCCCACTCTCCTCTGGGAGGACCTGGTCAGCGCCGATCCCGATGCCATCTTGATCATGCCTTGCGGCTTCGGCATCGAGCGCAGCAGCAGGGAGCTCGCTTGCCTTGTCCGCCGCCCGGAATGGTCCGCCCTGGCCGCGGTCAGGAACCGCCGTCTCGCCGTGGCCGACGGCAACGCCTTCTTCAACCGACCCGGGCCGCGGCTGGCGGAAAGCTTGGAGATCCTGGCCGAGATTCTGCACCCGGAGCTGTTCGACTTCGGCCATCGCGGAACTGGTTGGATCGGCTGGGATAGTTGCGGGCGATAG
- a CDS encoding helix-turn-helix transcriptional regulator: MIGDATLRASAPHATVTIAPAAIARRRLATWGGIQADSVQVLRRDPFEYGFCSARHLLIASEQVARYDGESFVEGLPKSVLREFSETLTFVPAGHRFHGWHKPRGLARATYLYIEPHAPLLGPELDFAETAFKPRLAFADRNLWTTALKLGAEAENASPDRPYAEALGMVLAHELMRLNNPDKAPRPVIRGGLAAWQQKRVAEFIAEHLGQEIALSTLAKLAQLSPFHFAHAFKQSFGMPPHRYHTSRRMERAKTLLARQGLSITEIGHRLGYRETSSFTAAFRKVTGFSPSQFRRNLG; encoded by the coding sequence ATGATCGGCGACGCCACCCTCAGAGCCAGCGCCCCGCATGCGACTGTCACCATTGCGCCCGCGGCGATCGCTCGCCGTCGGCTCGCGACCTGGGGCGGCATCCAGGCCGACAGCGTCCAGGTGCTTCGCCGCGATCCCTTCGAGTATGGATTCTGCTCGGCCCGACATTTGCTGATCGCCTCCGAACAGGTGGCGCGCTACGACGGCGAAAGCTTCGTCGAAGGATTGCCGAAATCGGTCCTTCGCGAGTTTAGCGAGACGCTGACGTTCGTTCCCGCCGGACATCGGTTCCACGGCTGGCACAAGCCTCGCGGCCTAGCGCGGGCGACTTACCTCTACATCGAGCCGCACGCTCCGCTGCTCGGCCCGGAGCTCGATTTTGCCGAGACGGCATTCAAGCCCAGATTGGCGTTCGCCGATCGCAATCTGTGGACCACAGCGCTCAAGCTCGGGGCGGAAGCGGAGAACGCCAGCCCCGACCGGCCCTATGCGGAAGCGCTCGGCATGGTGCTCGCGCACGAGCTCATGCGCCTCAACAACCCTGACAAGGCGCCAAGGCCGGTCATCCGCGGCGGGCTCGCAGCCTGGCAGCAGAAGCGGGTCGCCGAGTTTATCGCGGAGCATCTCGGCCAAGAGATCGCCCTGTCGACGCTGGCGAAGCTGGCGCAGCTCAGCCCTTTCCACTTTGCGCACGCCTTCAAGCAGTCCTTCGGAATGCCGCCGCACCGCTACCACACCAGCCGGCGCATGGAGCGGGCGAAGACCTTGCTGGCGCGCCAGGGGCTGTCGATTACCGAGATCGGCCACCGACTCGGCTACCGCGAGACCAGCTCGTTCACTGCGGCATTTCGCAAGGTCACCGGCTTTTCGCCAAGCCAGTTCCGCCGCAATCTCGGATGA
- a CDS encoding PAS domain-containing protein, with protein sequence MQFKTAVVKQAHDYWLSKAAPGRLPARAEIELEEIKHLLPYVFLVDVAGNPTEFRFRLVGTEIDAWAGKPYTGLAVNERDYGPQWRRIYDEYLEVVRTRAPRFSRYRAPWVSKEYRLYERFIAPLSNSGGAVDMLFGALHMVD encoded by the coding sequence ATGCAATTCAAGACCGCCGTCGTCAAGCAGGCCCACGACTATTGGCTGAGCAAGGCCGCCCCGGGGCGTCTCCCGGCGCGCGCCGAGATCGAGCTGGAGGAAATCAAGCACCTCCTGCCCTATGTCTTCCTCGTCGATGTGGCGGGAAACCCGACCGAATTCCGCTTCCGGTTGGTCGGCACCGAGATCGATGCATGGGCGGGGAAGCCCTATACCGGGCTCGCGGTCAATGAGCGGGACTATGGGCCGCAATGGCGCCGCATCTATGACGAATACCTAGAGGTGGTCCGCACCCGGGCACCCCGCTTCAGCCGATATCGTGCGCCCTGGGTCTCCAAGGAATACCGGCTCTACGAGCGCTTCATCGCGCCCTTGTCGAACAGCGGCGGCGCCGTCGACATGCTGTTCGGCGCACTGCACATGGTAGACTAG
- a CDS encoding FMN-binding negative transcriptional regulator: MYVPNHFREDDPNELCQLIREHGFGTLIASLEGRIEIAHLPFLIDADQGAHGTLLAHVARANPIHHAFDGKTAAVAVFHGPDSYVSPDWYENRVAVPTWNYAVVHAHGHPAALEDEALTRLLERLSATHEAKLAPKRPWTIDKLPKEMFAGLKKAIVGFSMPIERIEGKFKLSQNRQAPDRLGTIAALEALPGEGAAGVAALMRAREK, from the coding sequence ATGTACGTTCCCAATCACTTCCGCGAAGATGATCCGAACGAACTCTGCCAGCTCATCCGGGAGCACGGCTTCGGCACCTTGATCGCCAGCCTCGAAGGCCGGATCGAGATCGCGCATCTGCCCTTCCTCATCGATGCCGATCAGGGCGCCCATGGCACGCTCCTGGCCCATGTGGCGCGCGCCAATCCGATCCACCACGCCTTCGACGGCAAGACCGCGGCGGTCGCGGTCTTCCATGGGCCCGATAGCTACGTCTCTCCCGATTGGTATGAGAACCGGGTGGCGGTGCCGACCTGGAATTACGCGGTGGTGCACGCCCATGGCCATCCGGCGGCGCTCGAGGACGAGGCGCTCACGCGTCTGTTGGAGCGTCTCAGCGCCACCCATGAGGCGAAGCTCGCGCCGAAGCGGCCTTGGACCATCGACAAGCTGCCGAAAGAGATGTTCGCCGGGCTGAAGAAGGCGATCGTCGGCTTCTCGATGCCGATCGAGCGCATCGAAGGCAAGTTCAAGCTGTCGCAGAACCGGCAAGCGCCCGATCGCCTGGGCACCATCGCGGCCTTGGAAGCGCTGCCGGGCGAAGGGGCCGCCGGCGTCGCGGCGCTCATGCGCGCGCGAGAAAAATAG
- a CDS encoding PQ-loop repeat-containing protein, with protein sequence MNKPFIELIGAIAVILGLASIIPQLLKTWRTRSAEDLSTVWLVLALVSGVFGFVYVLMLDAWAAIVGNVIGMVLTALLLALKLKFRQKA encoded by the coding sequence GTGAACAAACCCTTCATCGAGCTCATCGGCGCGATTGCCGTTATTCTGGGGCTCGCCTCGATCATCCCCCAACTCCTGAAGACCTGGCGCACCCGCTCGGCCGAGGACCTCTCCACCGTCTGGCTGGTGCTGGCGCTGGTGTCGGGCGTCTTCGGCTTCGTCTACGTGCTGATGCTGGATGCTTGGGCCGCGATCGTCGGCAATGTCATCGGCATGGTGCTGACCGCGCTCTTGTTGGCGCTCAAGCTAAAATTTCGCCAGAAGGCTTGA
- a CDS encoding Rieske 2Fe-2S domain-containing protein, translating into MSLLCRLDDLPEGATRGFAVEREDHRTAIFLVNWAGVVHGYVNSCPHVGTPLDWLPDRFLSPDDSWIMCATHGALFRPEDGFCIAGPCAGLSLERVKLSIVAGEIRYNES; encoded by the coding sequence TTGAGCCTGCTCTGCCGGCTGGACGATCTGCCCGAGGGGGCAACCCGCGGCTTCGCCGTCGAGCGCGAGGATCATCGAACGGCGATCTTCCTCGTCAATTGGGCCGGCGTGGTCCATGGCTACGTCAATTCCTGCCCCCATGTCGGCACGCCGCTCGACTGGCTCCCCGATCGCTTTCTCTCTCCCGACGATAGCTGGATCATGTGCGCGACCCACGGGGCCTTGTTCCGGCCCGAGGATGGTTTCTGCATTGCCGGTCCCTGCGCCGGGCTGTCGCTTGAGCGGGTGAAACTCTCAATCGTCGCCGGCGAAATCCGCTACAATGAGAGCTGA
- a CDS encoding EVE domain-containing protein, which produces MAYWLMKSEPDTFSWDMLVKKGSTHWDGVRNHQAANNLKAMQVGDRAFFYHSNEGLAIVGVMEITRTAHPDPSDPTGKFVMVGVKPVMPVKTPVTLKEIKADTRFADLLLVRHSRLSVVPVSAAHWELLCQMAGVKA; this is translated from the coding sequence ATGGCCTATTGGCTGATGAAGTCGGAGCCCGACACCTTCTCCTGGGACATGCTGGTGAAGAAGGGGTCGACGCATTGGGACGGGGTGCGCAATCACCAAGCCGCCAACAATCTGAAGGCGATGCAGGTCGGCGACCGCGCGTTCTTCTACCACTCCAATGAAGGGCTGGCGATCGTCGGCGTGATGGAGATCACCCGCACCGCCCATCCCGATCCGAGCGATCCCACCGGAAAATTCGTCATGGTCGGCGTCAAGCCGGTGATGCCGGTGAAGACGCCGGTCACCTTGAAGGAGATCAAGGCCGACACGCGTTTTGCCGATCTCCTCCTGGTGCGCCATTCGCGGCTCTCGGTAGTGCCGGTGAGCGCGGCCCATTGGGAGCTCCTTTGCCAGATGGCGGGCGTCAAGGCTTGA
- a CDS encoding YciI family protein, producing the protein MLFAIYRLDKPNAVELRLKTRPVHLDYLRSQSHRLFTAGPVLADDGKTPIGSLLLVECTNEAEARAFAAADPYDRAGLFQSLTIHPWRKVFSAPAVGGAPG; encoded by the coding sequence ATGCTGTTCGCCATCTATCGCCTGGACAAGCCGAACGCGGTCGAGCTCAGGCTGAAGACCCGTCCCGTCCATCTCGACTATCTCAGGAGCCAGTCGCACCGCCTGTTCACCGCCGGGCCGGTGCTGGCAGACGATGGCAAGACGCCGATCGGCAGCTTGCTCCTGGTCGAGTGCACGAACGAGGCGGAGGCGCGTGCTTTCGCCGCCGCCGATCCCTACGACAGGGCGGGATTGTTCCAGTCGCTCACCATCCATCCCTGGCGCAAGGTGTTCTCCGCGCCGGCGGTCGGCGGCGCGCCGGGCTGA
- a CDS encoding NAD(P)-dependent glycerol-3-phosphate dehydrogenase, producing MRRFSIIGAGAWGTALALVVGRGGGEALIWAHEEDVAQSINRGDGNPRFLPGIPLGPGIRATTDLAGAAKADALLLATPAQHLRQTLGRLAPHLGTSRPLVLCAKGIEQGSGLLMTEVAESVAPGHRLAVLSGPSFAAEVALELPTAVTLATTDPQLGSALAEALASRRFRPYLSDDPVGAELGGAVKNVLAIAAGIVEGARLGDNARAALITRGLAEMLRLGLAKGARSETLAGLSGLGDLVLTCTGGQSRNHGLGVALGQGRSLADALGSGPAVVEGVTSAAAVLRLAHSLGVDMPIAVAVDAVLTGALGVAEAIAGLLERPLKREDETGQFGSKLKS from the coding sequence GTGAGGCGCTTTTCCATCATCGGCGCCGGCGCCTGGGGCACCGCCTTGGCGCTGGTGGTCGGCCGCGGCGGCGGCGAGGCCCTGATCTGGGCGCATGAGGAAGACGTCGCCCAATCGATCAACCGCGGCGACGGCAATCCGCGCTTCCTTCCCGGCATTCCTCTGGGTCCCGGCATTCGCGCCACCACCGATCTCGCCGGCGCCGCTAAAGCCGATGCCCTGCTGCTGGCGACCCCGGCGCAGCATCTCCGCCAGACCCTCGGCCGGTTGGCACCCCATCTCGGCACCTCGAGGCCGCTGGTGCTGTGCGCGAAAGGCATCGAGCAAGGCAGCGGCTTGCTGATGACCGAGGTCGCGGAGAGCGTCGCCCCCGGCCATCGGCTGGCGGTGCTGTCGGGGCCGAGCTTCGCCGCCGAAGTGGCGTTGGAGCTGCCGACCGCGGTCACGCTGGCCACCACCGACCCGCAGCTGGGCAGCGCGCTTGCGGAGGCGCTCGCCAGCCGGCGGTTCCGCCCCTATCTCTCCGATGACCCCGTCGGCGCCGAGCTCGGCGGCGCGGTCAAGAACGTGCTCGCGATCGCCGCCGGCATCGTCGAAGGGGCGCGGCTCGGCGACAATGCGCGCGCCGCCCTCATCACCAGAGGCTTGGCCGAGATGCTGCGCCTCGGGCTGGCCAAGGGGGCGCGAAGCGAGACCTTGGCCGGGCTCTCGGGCCTGGGCGATCTGGTGCTGACCTGCACCGGCGGCCAGTCGCGCAACCACGGCCTCGGGGTGGCGCTGGGCCAAGGACGGAGCCTCGCCGATGCGCTGGGATCCGGGCCGGCGGTGGTCGAAGGGGTCACCAGTGCCGCGGCCGTCCTGCGGCTCGCGCACAGCCTCGGGGTCGACATGCCGATCGCGGTCGCGGTCGATGCGGTCTTGACGGGTGCGCTCGGGGTCGCCGAGGCGATCGCCGGCCTGTTGGAGCGGCCGCTGAAGCGCGAGGACGAAACGGGGCAATTCGGCAGCAAGTTAAAATCTTAA
- the tsaD gene encoding tRNA (adenosine(37)-N6)-threonylcarbamoyltransferase complex transferase subunit TsaD, with protein sequence MIVLGIETSCDETAVALVDDRRRALANLVLSQLAQHQPYGGIVPEIAARAHLQHLEPLIRAALGEAKLDLSEVDAVAATAGPGLIGGVLVGATMAKAMALACGLPFVAVNHLEGHALTARFTDDVAFPYLLLLVSGGHCQLLAVEGVGQYRRYGTTIDDAVGEAFDKAAKLLGLGYPGGPAVEAAALKGDAARIPLPRPMLGRPGADFSFSGLKTALRHAVQARPQPLAARDVADIAASFQAAAADVLADRTRNAVRRFRAEHAGGGTLVVAGGVAANRLLRQRLTRLAEDESIRFVAPPPSLCTDNGVMIAWAGLERLRLGLADGLDFRPRPRWPLDPGAPPAIGAGVKA encoded by the coding sequence GTGATCGTGCTCGGGATCGAGACGAGCTGCGATGAGACGGCGGTGGCGCTGGTCGATGACCGCCGCCGGGCGCTGGCGAATCTCGTGCTCTCGCAGCTTGCCCAGCATCAGCCCTATGGCGGCATCGTGCCGGAGATTGCCGCCCGCGCGCATCTCCAGCATTTAGAGCCGTTGATCCGAGCCGCGCTCGGCGAAGCCAAGCTCGATCTGAGCGAGGTCGACGCCGTTGCCGCGACCGCGGGTCCGGGGCTGATCGGCGGCGTCTTGGTCGGCGCCACCATGGCAAAGGCGATGGCGCTTGCCTGCGGCTTGCCGTTCGTGGCGGTCAATCATCTGGAAGGCCACGCGCTGACCGCGCGCTTTACCGACGACGTGGCCTTCCCCTATCTCCTGCTGCTGGTCTCGGGCGGTCATTGCCAGCTCTTGGCGGTGGAGGGCGTGGGCCAGTATCGCCGCTACGGAACCACCATCGACGATGCCGTGGGCGAGGCCTTCGACAAGGCAGCGAAGCTCTTGGGCCTGGGATATCCCGGCGGGCCGGCAGTGGAAGCAGCGGCTCTCAAGGGCGATGCCGCGCGCATTCCCCTGCCGCGGCCGATGCTCGGGCGCCCGGGCGCGGATTTCTCCTTCTCCGGCCTGAAGACGGCGTTGCGCCACGCGGTTCAAGCGCGGCCGCAGCCGCTGGCGGCACGGGACGTCGCCGACATCGCCGCCTCGTTCCAGGCGGCGGCCGCCGACGTGCTGGCGGATCGCACCAGAAACGCGGTTCGCCGGTTTCGCGCCGAACATGCGGGGGGCGGCACCCTGGTGGTGGCGGGCGGGGTCGCCGCCAACCGCCTCTTGCGCCAGCGCCTGACCAGGCTGGCCGAAGACGAATCGATCCGCTTCGTGGCGCCGCCGCCATCGCTCTGCACCGACAATGGCGTGATGATCGCCTGGGCCGGGCTCGAACGGCTGCGGCTAGGTCTCGCCGACGGTCTCGACTTCCGGCCGCGGCCGCGCTGGCCGCTGGATCCAGGCGCCCCGCCGGCGATCGGCGCCGGAGTGAAGGCGTGA
- the hemC gene encoding hydroxymethylbilane synthase, producing MAASALRIGTRGSKLALVQAREAAQRLALCHGWLAAPGAIEIVPIRTTGDAQQTRLLAEIGGKGLFTKEIDEALLGGRIELAVHSLKDLPTWLPDGVLLAAVLEREDPRDVFIARGAHRLAELPRGASVGSASLRRAAQLLHRRPDLKIVPLRGNVDTRIAKIAAGEADATLLALAGLKRLGLMDRVGSIMETDEMLPAVGQAAIGITARADDTRTRSLLAAIDHRESALRITAERAMLAVLDGSCRTPIAGLAELSSEGALRLQGLVALPDGSELVRSTASGAADAAVAIGQALGAELRSRAGAKFFAAA from the coding sequence ATGGCAGCATCGGCGCTTCGCATCGGCACGCGCGGCAGCAAGCTCGCCCTCGTCCAGGCGCGCGAGGCCGCCCAGCGTCTGGCCCTTTGCCATGGCTGGCTGGCCGCGCCCGGCGCCATCGAGATCGTGCCGATCCGCACCACCGGCGATGCCCAGCAGACGCGGCTCCTGGCCGAGATCGGCGGCAAGGGACTGTTCACCAAGGAGATCGACGAGGCCTTGCTGGGCGGCCGCATCGAGCTCGCCGTCCACTCGCTGAAGGATTTGCCGACCTGGCTGCCGGACGGCGTGCTGCTCGCCGCCGTGCTCGAGCGCGAGGACCCGCGCGACGTCTTCATCGCCCGCGGCGCGCACCGCCTGGCCGAGCTGCCGAGGGGCGCCAGCGTCGGCAGCGCCTCGCTCCGCCGCGCCGCCCAGCTCCTGCATCGCCGCCCCGATCTCAAGATCGTGCCGCTCCGCGGCAATGTCGACACCCGGATCGCCAAGATCGCCGCCGGCGAAGCCGATGCGACTTTGCTGGCCTTGGCCGGCCTGAAGCGCTTGGGGCTGATGGACCGCGTCGGCTCGATCATGGAGACGGACGAGATGCTGCCCGCCGTCGGCCAGGCCGCGATCGGCATCACGGCCAGAGCCGATGACACGCGCACGCGATCGCTGCTGGCGGCGATCGACCACCGGGAATCGGCGCTCCGCATCACCGCCGAGCGGGCGATGCTGGCGGTTCTCGACGGGTCTTGCCGCACGCCCATCGCCGGGCTGGCGGAGCTGTCCTCGGAAGGCGCGCTGAGGCTCCAGGGGCTGGTGGCGCTCCCCGACGGCAGCGAGCTCGTGCGCTCGACGGCGAGCGGCGCTGCGGATGCCGCCGTGGCGATCGGCCAGGCGCTCGGGGCCGAGCTCAGGTCCCGCGCCGGCGCCAAGTTCTTCGCCGCCGCCTGA
- a CDS encoding uroporphyrinogen-III synthase gives MRALITRPREDAQLLAPALLEIGVEAMIEPLLEVVPRPDAVISLAGVAGLIFTSANGARAFARLRSERALTAFAVGDATAEALGDAGFAAVISADGDVGDLAALIRRRFDPRKGALLHVAGSAVAGDLAGTLGEAGFVVRRVILYEAKPATRLSQQAIDALERGLIDLVLIFSPRTGATFASLVKAHNLARAVERTTLAALSRRVAEASAALPWRQIRIAAAPTTASLMALVEDLAGASPDGEPAPRQAMSEPAPANQPPQPAPASLAAAAPALRPRPSLAAAMVAGLVTALAVLVVFVGLLWLARDSWRADPQRLFAGAPPATAGADASSTSPRLDQIERGLAAATETVAAADQRLDALAGELKLVRELLAQPNLDVHPPTVDLKPLEDRTERLEAALAAVDRLAQRLRLIESQPKPPMVDPAEIARLQQAQRELADRLAREEATPKPNPADAQLLAELEKGERGLAERLIKLETAMAAERAASGRAAALLLAVVQLKAALAGSGGFAPELKAVRALAGEDGEITQAAGALEPRQQKGVASLEMLRQRFEDAAAAAIRAEIAGPDQGVIGEALNRVASLVSIRRRNATDGLQGKLARAEKALEGGDLDGALLAQDGIQGPPGDALKAWIADARTRLAADRAIERMLTRATQLLGQRPAP, from the coding sequence ATGCGGGCGCTCATCACCCGCCCCCGCGAGGACGCCCAGCTTCTCGCCCCGGCGCTCTTGGAGATCGGCGTGGAGGCGATGATCGAGCCCCTGCTCGAGGTCGTGCCGAGGCCGGATGCCGTCATCTCGCTTGCCGGCGTCGCCGGCCTCATCTTCACCTCGGCCAACGGTGCCCGCGCCTTCGCCCGGCTTCGCAGCGAGCGGGCGCTCACCGCGTTTGCCGTCGGCGATGCCACGGCCGAGGCGCTCGGCGATGCAGGCTTCGCGGCCGTCATCAGCGCCGATGGCGATGTCGGCGATCTGGCGGCGCTCATCCGCCGGCGCTTCGATCCAAGGAAGGGCGCCTTGCTGCATGTCGCCGGCAGCGCCGTCGCGGGCGATCTCGCCGGGACGCTGGGCGAAGCCGGATTCGTCGTTCGCCGGGTGATTCTCTACGAAGCGAAGCCGGCCACGCGGCTGAGCCAGCAAGCCATCGATGCCCTCGAGCGGGGCCTGATCGATCTCGTGCTCATTTTCTCTCCCCGCACCGGCGCCACCTTTGCTAGCCTCGTCAAGGCTCACAACCTCGCCCGAGCGGTCGAGCGGACGACACTGGCGGCGCTCAGCCGGCGGGTGGCCGAGGCGAGCGCGGCCTTGCCGTGGCGGCAGATCCGCATTGCGGCGGCGCCGACGACGGCGAGCCTGATGGCGCTCGTCGAGGATCTGGCGGGCGCGTCCCCAGATGGCGAACCCGCCCCGAGGCAAGCGATGTCCGAGCCCGCCCCCGCCAACCAGCCTCCCCAGCCGGCTCCCGCTTCCCTCGCCGCCGCGGCACCGGCCTTGCGGCCACGCCCGTCCTTGGCCGCCGCGATGGTGGCGGGCCTGGTGACCGCGCTTGCGGTTCTCGTCGTCTTCGTCGGTCTCCTGTGGCTGGCGCGGGACTCTTGGCGAGCCGACCCGCAACGCCTCTTCGCCGGCGCGCCGCCGGCGACGGCCGGTGCCGATGCGAGCAGCACCTCCCCGCGCCTCGATCAGATCGAGCGCGGACTCGCCGCCGCAACCGAGACCGTCGCCGCGGCCGACCAGCGCCTGGATGCGCTCGCGGGCGAGCTCAAGCTGGTGCGCGAGCTGTTGGCGCAACCGAACCTGGACGTGCACCCGCCGACGGTCGATCTGAAGCCGCTCGAGGATCGCACTGAGCGGCTGGAGGCAGCTTTAGCCGCGGTCGATCGCCTGGCCCAGCGCCTGCGGCTCATCGAATCGCAGCCGAAGCCGCCGATGGTGGATCCGGCCGAGATCGCCCGCCTGCAGCAGGCCCAGCGTGAGCTCGCCGACCGCTTGGCGCGCGAGGAAGCCACCCCGAAGCCGAACCCGGCCGATGCGCAGCTCCTGGCTGAGCTCGAGAAGGGCGAGCGCGGCTTGGCCGAGCGGCTCATCAAGCTCGAGACCGCGATGGCGGCCGAGCGGGCGGCTTCCGGCCGCGCCGCGGCCTTGCTGCTGGCGGTGGTGCAGTTGAAGGCAGCGCTCGCCGGCTCCGGTGGTTTCGCGCCCGAGCTCAAGGCCGTGCGCGCGCTCGCCGGCGAGGATGGCGAGATCACGCAAGCGGCCGGAGCCTTGGAGCCGCGCCAGCAGAAGGGGGTTGCGAGCCTGGAGATGCTGCGCCAGCGCTTCGAGGACGCCGCGGCGGCCGCGATCCGCGCCGAGATCGCCGGGCCCGACCAGGGGGTGATCGGCGAGGCCTTGAACCGCGTGGCGAGCCTGGTCAGCATCCGCCGGCGCAATGCGACCGACGGATTGCAGGGCAAGCTCGCCCGCGCCGAGAAGGCGCTGGAAGGCGGCGACCTCGACGGCGCGTTGTTGGCGCAAGACGGGATCCAAGGCCCGCCCGGCGATGCGCTCAAGGCCTGGATCGCCGATGCTCGCACCCGGCTTGCCGCCGACCGGGCGATCGAGCGCATGCTCACCCGTGCGACCCAGCTCCTGGGTCAGCGCCCGGCGCCGTAG